One segment of Bacteroides caecimuris DNA contains the following:
- a CDS encoding glycosyltransferase, with the protein MSKGVSVIVCCYNSAWIIERCLNALLKQKLNNSIAWEIIVVNNASTDGTDVIANRLLNNASIPHKVINEPKQGLVHARKRGVEEAQYSYIQFCDDDNLLCDTYIEQMFEMMESNPLLGACGGMGVAEFQGIPHHFVKKHLPIYAIGPQKGETYLYGAGLCVRASLLKEIYDSHYVLLLTGRCGNRLLAGDDSEITKLILLRHCVLAATEKVTFVHVLSEKRLSYKYLVSMSKGFGLSVPVLMAYDFAINEKKSIIYHYISYIKILIKLCLNVCLMLFQNERIVTVYYFISAIKGYHFWTIRRLHSVVMSSLNLKSASKKSLSSQK; encoded by the coding sequence ATGTCCAAAGGAGTAAGTGTAATTGTTTGTTGTTATAATAGTGCTTGGATTATAGAGCGTTGTTTGAATGCATTACTGAAGCAAAAGCTAAATAATTCCATTGCTTGGGAAATTATAGTAGTAAATAATGCTTCAACAGATGGCACAGATGTAATTGCAAATAGATTGCTAAATAATGCATCCATACCACATAAAGTTATTAATGAACCCAAACAAGGATTAGTTCATGCCCGAAAAAGGGGAGTGGAAGAGGCTCAATATTCTTATATTCAATTTTGTGATGATGATAATTTATTATGTGATACATATATAGAGCAAATGTTTGAAATGATGGAGTCTAATCCACTATTAGGTGCATGTGGTGGAATGGGAGTTGCAGAATTTCAAGGGATACCACATCATTTTGTAAAAAAGCATTTGCCAATATATGCTATAGGACCACAAAAGGGTGAGACTTATTTATATGGTGCAGGGCTGTGTGTTAGGGCTTCATTATTAAAAGAAATATATGATTCGCATTATGTGTTATTATTAACTGGTCGATGTGGGAATCGTTTACTTGCAGGTGATGATAGTGAAATAACAAAGTTAATATTGCTTAGACATTGTGTGCTTGCAGCAACGGAGAAAGTAACATTTGTTCATGTTCTCTCAGAAAAAAGATTGAGTTATAAGTATTTAGTATCTATGTCTAAAGGATTTGGATTATCCGTACCTGTTCTTATGGCATATGATTTTGCTATAAATGAAAAAAAATCTATTATCTATCACTATATATCTTATATCAAAATCCTTATAAAGCTTTGTTTGAATGTATGTTTGATGCTTTTTCAAAATGAACGTATAGTGACTGTCTATTATTTTATCAGTGCTATTAAAGGATATCATTTTTGGACAATAAGACGACTTCATTCTGTTGTTATGAGTTCTTTGAACTTAAAGTCTGCATCAAAAAAAAGTCTTTCTTCACAAAAATAA
- a CDS encoding glycosyltransferase family 32 protein: MKMENESNIPKKIHYVWLGNASKPRSVIDCINSWKEKMPDYEIKCWDENVFDVNSVPWVKEAISKGKWSLASDYIRHYAIYTEGGIYLDTDVKVFRPFDEFLNWDFFTSVEYHPQIYISSGRNCVDVDGHALKKGDVVEGCGLLAACFAAKKGNAFVKECLEYFGSRHFVKEDGSLFIDIINPGIMATIATAYGFVYKDEDQLLENNMMIFNSSVFAGNPATRIKQSYCMHFCDGSWRDKSFFERLKWEVKKFLKHR; encoded by the coding sequence ATGAAGATGGAAAATGAAAGTAACATACCAAAGAAAATACATTATGTTTGGTTAGGGAATGCTTCTAAGCCTCGTTCTGTGATAGATTGCATTAATTCTTGGAAGGAGAAAATGCCTGATTATGAAATTAAATGTTGGGATGAGAATGTATTTGATGTAAATTCAGTTCCTTGGGTTAAGGAAGCTATTAGCAAAGGGAAGTGGTCATTAGCGTCAGATTATATTAGGCATTATGCTATATATACTGAGGGAGGAATATATTTAGATACTGATGTAAAAGTATTTCGTCCTTTTGATGAGTTTCTTAATTGGGATTTTTTTACCTCTGTAGAATATCATCCTCAGATTTATATTTCGTCAGGCAGAAATTGTGTTGATGTAGATGGGCACGCTTTGAAAAAAGGTGATGTAGTAGAAGGGTGCGGATTGCTGGCTGCATGTTTTGCTGCAAAAAAAGGGAATGCATTTGTAAAGGAATGTTTGGAATACTTTGGAAGTAGACATTTTGTCAAAGAAGATGGTAGCCTTTTTATAGATATCATTAATCCTGGGATAATGGCAACAATAGCTACAGCATATGGATTTGTTTATAAAGACGAGGATCAATTATTGGAAAATAATATGATGATTTTTAATTCCTCAGTTTTTGCAGGTAATCCTGCGACAAGAATCAAACAATCTTATTGTATGCATTTTTGTGATGGAAGTTGGAGGGATAAAAGCTTTTTTGAACGATTAAAATGGGAAGTTAAGAAATTTCTAAAGCATCGATAG
- a CDS encoding lipopolysaccharide biosynthesis protein, protein MAQNQNKVIAKNTVFLYIRMMLTMLVTLFTSRIILNALGAVDYGLNNIISGTIVLFSFINGSLAVSTSRFLTFELGNSNIKKLQAIFSTALFIHSAFAMIVVLLGESIGLYLINYKLVIPSNRILACNIIFQCAIFSSFLTIIQVPFNSLIIAHERMKIYAYLGLSDAILKLAIAYIILKAPFDKLITLGICNWVITFLMFMFYFFYCKKLFKECVVCLHSDKPALRQMLGFSFWSIFGSFASLLKDQGLNILMNIFFGPTVNAANAIAQQVNRCVMNFTNNFTIALNPQIIKSYSSGDNVRVRFLLFVGGKVSFFLLMLISIPILIYCHEILLLWLKQIPEYSVYLTQLVIVVSLVECFVYTMGAAIQATGRIRNYQIIISLIQIISFPISYALYALGYSPGAAFIAIIVLSLIAMFCRLYFLYIYIGITALEYSKNVILRCFITFGISLIIPLYLKIIFPPTILCLLCICLVSIIISLTVVYLVGLSNEEKIAIIENTRRFKFSVIIKFLKILSLLFFVYFCISLMSHDNGKQALNVKNVNIHFSYDDVWQCLDDITVHENEYNSLFENSFFAYLREKHKKYGSKFTLYVYEKNDKFRIDHVTDKFKKEFQENSDWLKFAFHASTASMNMQSLEEFEKSYNNVCTSITKFAGNKSVAHMVQLHGFQGDRQLLNLLKPSTKVLLTADDSRLSYDCTSLEVDRLNSDTIHKNGLVYCKTDLRFEKISDYAFLNLEWMNNLVQKDTIVVLTHEWLFNDLLSNYKIDKFLELTNGAIYIN, encoded by the coding sequence GTGGCACAAAATCAAAATAAGGTTATAGCTAAAAATACAGTTTTTTTATATATACGTATGATGTTAACAATGTTAGTGACATTATTTACATCACGTATAATATTAAATGCATTAGGTGCGGTAGATTATGGCTTGAATAATATAATCTCAGGTACTATTGTTTTATTTAGTTTTATTAATGGTTCTTTAGCTGTATCAACATCGAGGTTTCTCACTTTTGAATTGGGAAATTCGAATATTAAAAAGTTGCAGGCTATCTTTTCAACAGCTTTGTTTATTCATAGTGCTTTTGCTATGATTGTTGTGCTTTTAGGAGAAAGTATTGGTTTATACTTGATAAATTATAAACTTGTTATTCCGTCTAATAGAATATTGGCCTGTAACATAATTTTTCAATGTGCCATTTTTTCTTCTTTTTTGACTATTATTCAAGTACCTTTCAATTCATTGATAATTGCACATGAGCGGATGAAGATTTATGCATACTTAGGTCTTTCTGATGCTATATTAAAATTAGCAATTGCTTATATTATATTGAAAGCGCCATTTGATAAGTTAATAACATTAGGTATTTGTAATTGGGTAATTACATTTCTAATGTTTATGTTCTATTTTTTTTATTGTAAGAAGTTATTTAAGGAATGTGTTGTTTGCTTACATTCTGATAAACCAGCGTTAAGACAGATGCTTGGTTTCTCTTTTTGGAGTATATTTGGTTCTTTTGCTTCTTTGTTAAAAGATCAAGGGCTAAATATACTGATGAACATTTTTTTTGGACCTACAGTAAATGCAGCTAATGCAATTGCACAACAAGTAAATAGGTGTGTGATGAATTTTACGAATAATTTTACAATAGCTTTGAATCCACAAATAATAAAATCGTATTCAAGTGGAGATAATGTTAGGGTAAGATTTTTGTTGTTTGTAGGCGGGAAGGTGTCTTTTTTCTTACTCATGCTTATATCAATACCAATATTAATATATTGTCACGAAATATTGCTATTGTGGCTTAAACAGATACCAGAGTATTCGGTCTATTTAACTCAATTAGTCATTGTTGTATCTTTAGTTGAGTGTTTTGTATATACGATGGGAGCCGCAATTCAAGCTACTGGTAGGATTCGTAATTATCAAATTATAATAAGTCTTATACAAATAATTTCTTTTCCCATTTCATACGCTCTATATGCTTTGGGATATTCACCGGGAGCAGCTTTTATAGCTATTATAGTTTTAAGTTTAATAGCTATGTTTTGTCGTTTATATTTTCTTTATATTTATATTGGTATAACTGCTTTGGAATATAGTAAAAATGTAATTCTAAGGTGTTTCATTACATTTGGAATTAGTTTGATTATTCCATTATATTTGAAAATAATATTCCCTCCTACAATATTATGCCTACTTTGTATTTGTTTAGTTTCTATTATTATATCTCTTACGGTTGTTTATCTTGTAGGGCTTTCCAATGAGGAAAAGATAGCTATTATTGAAAATACTCGTAGGTTCAAATTTAGTGTTATAATCAAATTCTTGAAAATATTATCTCTTTTGTTTTTTGTGTATTTCTGTATAAGTTTGATGTCACACGATAATGGAAAGCAGGCTTTAAATGTGAAGAATGTAAATATTCATTTCTCGTATGATGATGTGTGGCAATGCCTTGACGACATAACTGTACATGAGAATGAATACAATAGTTTGTTTGAAAATTCATTCTTTGCATATTTGAGAGAAAAACATAAAAAATATGGAAGTAAGTTTACACTCTATGTTTATGAGAAAAATGACAAATTCAGAATAGACCATGTAACTGATAAATTTAAGAAAGAATTTCAAGAAAATAGCGACTGGTTAAAGTTTGCCTTTCATGCCAGTACCGCATCTATGAATATGCAATCTTTGGAAGAATTTGAGAAATCTTACAATAACGTGTGTACTAGTATAACAAAATTTGCAGGTAATAAAAGTGTTGCTCATATGGTTCAATTACATGGTTTTCAAGGTGATAGGCAGCTTTTGAACTTGTTAAAACCAAGTACTAAGGTTTTGTTGACAGCAGATGATTCTCGGTTAAGTTATGATTGTACTTCTTTGGAAGTTGATAGACTAAATTCAGATACAATCCACAAAAATGGCTTGGTTTATTGCAAAACAGATTTGAGATTTGAGAAAATATCAGACTACGCATTCTTGAATCTTGAGTGGATGAACAATTTAGTACAGAAAGATACTATTGTTGTGCTTACTCATGAATGGTTATTTAATGATTTGTTGAGTAATTATAAAATAGATAAGTTTTTAGAACTAACGAATGGAGCTATTTATATAAACTAA
- a CDS encoding chain-length determining protein, with the protein MSTLMEQASEKETKQVYNNHNDEELEIDLMDLLRKVIGIRKKIYKAAGIGLIIGVIVAISIPKQYTVEVTLSPEMGSSKAGGLSGLAASFLGSGVSMGDGTDALNASLSADIVSSTPFLLELSVMDIPVTKNEVMTLNTYLDEESSPWWSYIIGLPGMVIGGVKSLFIEEDEITSFDKTSQGIIELSKKETEKIETLKEKITASVDKKTSMTSVTATFQDSKVAAVVADSVVKKLQEYIIDYRTSKSKEDCLYLEKLFKERQQEYYAAQKKYADYMDSHDNIILQSVRAEQERLQNDMSLAYQVYSQVASQLQVARAKVQEEKPVFAVVEPAVVPLYPSGTSRKVYVLAFIFLSVCIVISWNLFGKDFLNKFKEACA; encoded by the coding sequence ATGTCTACTTTGATGGAACAAGCATCTGAAAAGGAAACAAAACAGGTGTATAATAATCACAATGACGAGGAGCTTGAAATCGATTTGATGGATCTTCTTCGTAAGGTTATAGGTATTCGTAAGAAGATCTATAAAGCGGCCGGTATCGGACTGATAATTGGTGTTATTGTTGCGATAAGTATCCCTAAGCAGTATACGGTTGAAGTTACCCTTTCTCCAGAGATGGGAAGCAGTAAAGCTGGTGGTTTATCCGGTTTAGCCGCATCCTTTTTAGGCAGTGGAGTTTCTATGGGAGATGGAACCGATGCCTTGAATGCTTCCTTATCTGCTGATATTGTTTCTTCCACTCCTTTTCTACTGGAACTTTCTGTAATGGATATACCGGTAACAAAGAATGAAGTCATGACACTGAATACTTATTTAGATGAGGAATCCTCTCCTTGGTGGAGTTATATAATCGGACTCCCGGGTATGGTAATTGGCGGAGTAAAGTCCTTGTTTATTGAGGAAGATGAAATTACATCTTTTGATAAAACAAGTCAGGGTATAATTGAACTTTCAAAGAAGGAAACGGAGAAAATTGAGACTTTGAAGGAAAAGATCACTGCTTCTGTGGATAAGAAAACCTCAATGACTTCCGTTACTGCAACTTTTCAGGATTCTAAGGTTGCTGCAGTTGTTGCTGACTCTGTAGTTAAGAAGTTGCAGGAATACATTATAGATTATCGTACCTCCAAATCAAAAGAGGATTGTCTTTATCTGGAGAAATTGTTTAAAGAACGTCAACAAGAATATTATGCCGCTCAAAAGAAGTACGCCGACTATATGGACTCCCATGACAATATCATTTTGCAGAGTGTCCGTGCCGAACAGGAACGTTTGCAGAATGACATGAGTCTGGCTTACCAGGTATACAGCCAGGTTGCCAGCCAGCTTCAGGTTGCCAGGGCTAAGGTTCAGGAAGAGAAACCTGTGTTTGCTGTCGTAGAGCCTGCTGTGGTACCATTATATCCTTCGGGAACCAGTCGTAAGGTATATGTCTTAGCTTTTATTTTCCTATCAGTTTGTATTGTTATCTCTTGGAATTTATTCGGCAAAGATTTTCTGAATAAGTTCAAAGAAGCATGTGCCTAA
- a CDS encoding polysaccharide pyruvyl transferase family protein has product MDFNEKINKLRTEIAKALIPVIDNDYVLLGLPYYDNVGDVLIWEGTENFLRTLSHKCLKRASIDTFDFGILDSNVIILLQGGGNFGDIWIEHQAFRLKIIEKYPQNKIVILPQTVFYTDDFILKKECVLLSDHSRLTICVRDKRSYDLLKMSTSNQILLIPDMAFYIDLQYIHRFVGKVRDKALLLKRKDKEIVDWDFNEYIKGERWVEVRDWPSMEKKSLLLRLLYKLVSIQIKTNFPIGDIFAFYYYRNRVIAQGVEFVSQYKNIYTTRLHVAILSILLNKPFFFFDNSYGKNSSFFDTWLFDLDNVEFISKKICPKE; this is encoded by the coding sequence ATGGATTTTAACGAAAAGATAAATAAGCTAAGAACAGAAATTGCAAAGGCATTAATTCCTGTTATTGATAATGACTATGTTTTATTGGGACTTCCATATTATGATAATGTTGGAGATGTTTTAATATGGGAAGGAACGGAAAATTTTTTAAGAACTCTTTCTCATAAATGTTTGAAGAGGGCTTCAATAGACACTTTTGATTTTGGGATATTAGATTCTAATGTTATTATTCTTTTACAAGGAGGAGGGAATTTTGGTGATATATGGATAGAACATCAAGCTTTTCGTTTGAAAATAATAGAAAAATATCCTCAAAATAAAATTGTAATCCTTCCACAAACAGTATTTTATACAGATGATTTCATTTTAAAAAAAGAATGTGTTCTTTTATCAGATCATAGTAGGTTAACAATATGTGTGAGAGATAAACGTAGCTATGATTTGTTGAAAATGAGTACCTCTAATCAGATACTACTAATTCCAGATATGGCTTTTTATATTGATTTGCAGTATATTCATCGTTTTGTTGGTAAGGTACGTGATAAAGCTTTGTTATTAAAGCGGAAAGACAAGGAAATAGTAGATTGGGATTTTAATGAATATATTAAGGGAGAAAGGTGGGTTGAGGTAAGGGATTGGCCTTCTATGGAAAAGAAATCATTGCTTTTACGGCTTTTATATAAGTTGGTGAGTATTCAAATAAAAACAAATTTTCCAATAGGAGATATATTTGCTTTTTATTATTATAGGAATAGAGTTATTGCTCAGGGAGTAGAATTTGTTTCTCAATACAAAAATATATACACAACAAGATTGCATGTAGCAATTTTGTCAATTCTGCTAAATAAACCTTTCTTTTTCTTTGATAATTCTTATGGAAAGAATAGTTCTTTTTTCGATACATGGCTCTTTGATTTAGATAACGTGGAATTTATATCAAAAAAAATATGTCCAAAGGAGTAA
- a CDS encoding undecaprenyl-phosphate glucose phosphotransferase: MVSTTSQINKFIEFIAVLGDLIILNLVLFLLLFFWEEAFVSLPFSCRVSWMVTSLTLCYLACSGSRGKVWDSRGIRPDQLVLRVLKNIIAFFIFWACIMTFSGISIYSPFFFVAYFAFLFVILSIYRIIIREFMIAYCAKGKHRRYAVFIGGGNNMQVLYEEMENSLASSLYEVVGYFDINPNEELSSQCSYLGNPDGFSDFMSVHPGIKHVFCSLSMEEGRYNFSIMNYCENHLLYFHGVPNVCKGFPRRIWHSMVGNMPILNLRYEPLSKMENRILKRLFDIVFSGLFLVTVFPFVYLIVGSIIKLTSPGPIFFKQMRTGLNGGDFVCYKFRSMKVNDEADSKQATADDPRKTRFGNFLRRSNIDELPQFINVFKGDMSIVGPRPHMLAHTETYARLIDKYMVRHFIKPGVTGWAQTHGFRGETRELSQMEERVKADIWYMEHWTMLLDLYIIYKTVANVIVGEKNAY, from the coding sequence ATGGTATCAACCACTAGCCAAATCAATAAATTCATAGAATTTATTGCAGTTTTAGGAGATCTGATCATCCTGAACCTGGTTTTATTCTTGCTCCTTTTCTTTTGGGAAGAAGCCTTTGTTTCTTTGCCTTTTTCCTGCCGGGTTTCCTGGATGGTGACTTCGTTGACCCTCTGTTATCTTGCCTGTTCAGGCTCCCGCGGGAAGGTCTGGGACAGTCGTGGGATTCGTCCCGACCAACTAGTGTTGCGCGTGTTGAAGAATATAATAGCGTTTTTCATCTTTTGGGCATGTATCATGACCTTCAGTGGAATCTCTATCTATTCTCCGTTCTTCTTTGTCGCCTATTTTGCCTTCCTCTTTGTCATTTTAAGCATTTACCGTATCATCATCCGTGAGTTTATGATAGCTTATTGTGCCAAGGGCAAGCACCGTCGTTATGCCGTTTTTATAGGAGGTGGCAATAACATGCAGGTATTGTATGAAGAGATGGAGAATTCCCTGGCATCCTCGTTGTATGAGGTTGTAGGTTATTTTGACATCAACCCGAATGAGGAGCTTTCCTCACAATGTTCCTATCTGGGTAATCCCGACGGATTTTCAGATTTCATGTCCGTACATCCGGGAATCAAGCATGTTTTTTGCTCCCTGTCGATGGAGGAGGGGCGTTATAATTTCTCTATCATGAATTATTGTGAGAACCACTTGCTTTATTTTCATGGTGTCCCCAATGTCTGCAAAGGTTTTCCCCGTCGTATCTGGCATAGTATGGTTGGCAATATGCCTATCTTGAATCTGCGTTATGAGCCTTTGAGTAAGATGGAGAACCGGATATTAAAACGTCTGTTCGATATTGTTTTCTCCGGTCTTTTTCTGGTAACAGTTTTTCCTTTTGTTTATCTCATCGTAGGAAGTATCATCAAGTTGACTTCTCCCGGTCCTATATTCTTTAAGCAGATGCGTACAGGTTTGAATGGTGGGGATTTTGTGTGTTACAAATTCCGTTCAATGAAAGTGAATGATGAAGCCGACAGTAAACAGGCTACGGCTGATGATCCCCGTAAAACTCGTTTTGGGAACTTTCTTCGTCGTTCTAATATAGACGAACTTCCCCAGTTTATCAATGTCTTTAAGGGTGATATGTCGATAGTTGGTCCTCGTCCTCACATGTTGGCTCATACGGAGACTTATGCTCGTTTGATTGATAAGTATATGGTGCGGCATTTTATAAAACCTGGGGTGACAGGTTGGGCTCAAACGCATGGTTTCCGTGGTGAAACGAGGGAACTTTCCCAGATGGAGGAACGTGTGAAGGCTGATATCTGGTATATGGAGCATTGGACAATGCTGCTTGACTTATATATCATTTATAAGACTGTGGCGAATGTGATTGTGGGAGAGAAGAATGCGTATTAG
- a CDS encoding radical SAM protein, with protein sequence MERIKRFIDGYVPVTSCTLRCHYCYITHQRLFDTKLPKFRYDAAFIRKALSKDRLGGTCLINLCGGGETLLPAEVVGYTKALLEEGHYVMIVTNATCSKRFDEIAQFPKELRERLFFKFSYHYLELKKRNLLHIFFRNVCKMRDVGCSFTLEATPSDELVPYINEMKEEALKYLGALNHVTVARDERCKIEKLPILTKMSRNEYQKTWGVFNSEFFDYKMSIFGVKRKEFCYAGDWSLSVNIGTGEASQCYCSYFKQNIYKDITKPIKFIPVGNNCNQYHCYNGHAFLALGDIPELRTPTYGELRNRITIYGTEWLQPKMKAFMNTKLYESNKEYTEVEKMKVNRLIRILRIKSDAKNFVKRILFKVKHGF encoded by the coding sequence ATGGAAAGGATTAAGCGTTTCATTGATGGATATGTTCCTGTAACGAGTTGTACGTTAAGATGTCATTATTGTTACATTACCCACCAACGTCTTTTTGATACAAAATTACCCAAATTCAGATATGATGCAGCATTTATTCGTAAAGCATTATCAAAAGACAGATTAGGAGGTACATGCTTGATTAATTTATGTGGAGGAGGGGAGACTTTATTGCCTGCTGAGGTAGTTGGGTATACAAAAGCATTATTAGAGGAAGGGCATTATGTAATGATTGTGACTAATGCAACGTGTTCAAAACGTTTTGATGAGATCGCTCAATTTCCAAAAGAGTTAAGAGAACGTTTGTTTTTCAAATTTTCATATCATTATTTGGAATTAAAAAAAAGGAATCTATTACATATCTTTTTTAGGAATGTTTGTAAAATGCGTGATGTAGGGTGTTCATTTACACTTGAGGCCACACCATCTGATGAATTAGTTCCTTATATAAATGAAATGAAAGAGGAAGCATTGAAATATTTGGGTGCGCTAAATCATGTTACTGTTGCTCGTGATGAACGCTGTAAAATAGAAAAATTACCAATTCTAACAAAAATGTCTCGTAATGAATATCAGAAAACTTGGGGAGTGTTCAATTCCGAGTTTTTTGATTATAAGATGTCTATTTTTGGAGTGAAAAGAAAAGAATTTTGTTATGCTGGTGATTGGTCTTTAAGTGTGAATATAGGAACAGGAGAAGCTTCTCAATGTTATTGTTCTTATTTTAAACAAAATATATATAAGGATATAACTAAGCCAATAAAATTCATTCCTGTTGGAAATAATTGTAATCAGTATCATTGTTATAACGGACATGCTTTTTTAGCTCTTGGCGACATTCCAGAATTGAGGACTCCTACGTATGGTGAACTGAGAAATCGTATAACGATTTATGGAACTGAATGGCTACAGCCTAAAATGAAGGCTTTTATGAATACAAAATTATACGAATCAAATAAGGAATATACTGAAGTAGAAAAAATGAAGGTCAATAGATTGATTCGTATTTTAAGAATAAAGTCTGATGCTAAAAACTTTGTTAAACGAATTCTATTTAAGGTAAAGCATGGATTTTAA